A region from the Tigriopus californicus strain San Diego chromosome 9, Tcal_SD_v2.1, whole genome shotgun sequence genome encodes:
- the LOC131887443 gene encoding LOW QUALITY PROTEIN: T-box transcription factor TBX3-like (The sequence of the model RefSeq protein was modified relative to this genomic sequence to represent the inferred CDS: deleted 1 base in 1 codon) — protein MPLICDNMAFHPPPSSMMPNMRLMHPPTSLGAGVAPPGAFSLSSGMTGLPPPSLAQSYPGLFARNIFAGFPQRHPGPLMEPKDDGVKDDPKVTLEMKELWEKFSSYGTEMVITKSGRQMFPQLKFRLSGLDPKSKYILLLDVVAADDLRYKFHNSRWIIAGKADPEMPKRMYIHPDSPATGEVWMQKIVSFHKLKLTNNISDKNGLTILNSMHKYQPRFHIVRASDIMQLPYSTFRTYVFRESQFIGVTAYQNEKITQLKIDHNPFAKRFRESGAGKSQKK, from the exons ATGCCATTGATTTGTGATAATATGGCCTTTCATCCACCTCCATCGTCAATGATGCCCAATATGCGGTTGATGCATCCACCCACTTCTTTGGGGGCGGGGGTGGCTCCTCCTGGGGCGTTTTCCCTCTCTTCGGGGATGACGGGCTTACCTCCACCCTCCTTGGCCCAAAGTTATCCCGGATTGTTTGCGCGGAACATTTTTGCAGGGTTCCCGCAGAGACATCCGGGACCTTTGATGGAACCAAAAGACGATGGAGTGAAGGACGATCCTAAAGTGACTCTTGAAATGAAGGAGTTGTGGGAAAAGTTCTCGAGCTATGGTACAGAAATGGTGATTACCAAAAGCGGAAG ACAAATGTTTCCTCAACTCAAGTTTCGTCTGTCAGGCCTGGacccaaaatcaaaatacattCTTCTCCTGGACGTTGTGGCAGCAGATGATCTCAGATACAAATTTCACAACAG TCGCTGGATCATTGCCGGAAAGGCTGATCCCGAGATGCCCAAAAGAATGTACATTCACCCGGACAGTCCAGCCACAGGGGAGGTCTGGATGCAAAAGATCGTGTCTTTTCACAAACTCAAGCTTACCAACAACATTTCGGACAAAAATGGACTG ACGATCTTGAACTCGATGCACAAGTATCAGCCCCGATTCCACATTGTCAGAGCCAGTGATATAATGCAATTACCTTACTCGACCTTCAGGACGTACGTATTCAGGGAGAGCCAATTCATCGGGGTAACCGCCTATCAGAATGAAAAG ATAACCCagctcaaaattgatcacAACCCATTCGCC AAAAGATTTCGTGAGAGCGGAGCCGGGAAATCGCAAAAGAAGTGA